One genomic segment of Brassica napus cultivar Da-Ae chromosome A3, Da-Ae, whole genome shotgun sequence includes these proteins:
- the LOC106408624 gene encoding probable N-acetyltransferase HLS1 has product MIVVREYDSSRDLADVEAVERRCEVGPSGKLSLFTDLLGDPLCRIRHSPSFLMLVAEMGTEKKEIVGMIRGCIKTVTCGIKLDLNHKSQNDTVKPLYTKLAYVLGLRVSPSHRRQGIGVKLVKMMEEWFRQNGAEYSYIATENDNEASVNLFTGKCGYSEFRKPSILVNPVYAHRVNVSRRVTVIKLDPVDAESLYRLRFSTIEFFPRDIDSVLNNELSLGTFVAVPRSSCYGSGSGSWPGSAKFLEYPPESWAVLSVWNCKDSFRLEVRGASRLKRVVAKTTRVVDKTLPFLKLPSIPSVFKPFGLHFMYGIGGEGPQAAKMVKSLCGHAHNLAKDGGCGVLATEVAGEEPLRQGIPHWKVLSCDEDLWCIKRLGEDYSDGAIGDWTKSSPGSSIFVDPREF; this is encoded by the exons ATGATAGTGGTTAGAGAATACGACTCGAGCAGAGACTTAGCCGATGTGGAGGCTGTGGAGCGACGTTGCGAGGTCGGACCAAGCGGCAAGCTTTCTCTCTTCACCGACCTTTTGGGTGACCCGCTTTGTAGGATCCGACATTCACCTTCTTTCCTTATGTTG GTGGCTGAGATGGGTACGGAGAAGAAGGAGATAGTGGGCATGATTAGAGGTTGCATCAAAACCGTTACATGTGGCATAAAACTCGATTTAAATCATAAATCCCAAAACGACACCGTTAAACCTCTTTACACTAAACTCGCCTACGTTTTGGGCCTCCGTGTCTCTCCTTCTCACAG GAGGCAAGGGATAGGGGTTAAGCTCGTGAAGATGATGGAAGAATGGTTTAGGCAAAACGGCGCCGAATATTCGTATATAGCAACTGAAAACGACAATGAAGCTTCCGTTAATCTATTCACCGGTAAATGCGGTTACTCCGAGTTTCGTAAACCGTCTATCTTGGTCAACCCGGTTTACGCCCACAGAGTCAACGTCTCGCGTCGTGTAACCGTCATTAAATTGGACCCGGTTGATGCAGAGTCGCTGTACCGACTCCGGTTCAGCACAATAGAGTTTTTCCCGCGGGATATCGATTCGGTACTGAATAACGAACTCTCTCTCGGGACTTTCGTGGCGGTGCCACGTAGCAGCTGTTACGGGTCTGGTTCAGGATCATGGCCCGGTTCGGCTAAGTTCCTGGAGTACCCGCCCGAGTCATGGGCCGTGTTGAGCGTTTGGAACTGCAAAGACTCGTTTCGGCTGGAGGTTCGTGGCGCGTCGCGACTGAAACGCGTAGTGGCTAAAACGACGCGTGTGGTTGATAAAACCCTGCCGTTTCTGAAACTCCCTTCGATTCCGTCGGTTTTTAAACCGTTTGGGCTTCACTTTATGTATGGGATTGGTGGAGAAGGCCCACAAGCGGCGAAGATGGTGAAGTCATTATGTGGTCACGCGCATAACCTGGCTAAGGATGGTGGTTGCGGCGTTTTGGCGACGGAAGTGGCAGGAGAAGAGCCGTTGCGGCAAGGAATACCGCACTGGAAAGTGTTGTCGTGCGATGAGGATCTGTGGTGTATAAAACGGCTTGGGGAAGACTATAGTGATGGTGCAATCGGTGACTGGACTAAATCATCACCTGGTTCCTCCATTTTTGTGGACCCCAGAGAATTTTAA
- the LOC125592345 gene encoding putative nuclease HARBI1, whose protein sequence is MSSSSSDEVDEALEEMVDQVVDNFIDSVIHAHPNKHKRRAYIERDREQGHNRLWNDYFKENPTYPPEMFRRRFRMNKPLFLHIVERVSNEVPYFQQRRDACGRNGLSALQKCTAAIRMLAYGQSGDTYDEYLRLGDSTSRLCLANFTDAIIELFGNEYLRKPTAEDLQRLLDVGEVRGFPGMIGSIDCMHWEWKNCPTAWKGQFTRGSGKPTIVLEAVASQDLWIWHAFFGLPGTLNDINVLDRSPVFDDILHGRAPKVKFKVNNHTYRMAYYLTDGIYPNWSTFIQSIPLPQGPKAEKFAQKQESARKDVERAFGVLQSRFAIVKNPALQWDKEKIGKIMRTCVILHNMIVENERHGYAQINTSEFESGESSRSSKVTTRESIHAGDMLAMRREVRDQEKHARLKADLMENIWQKFGDEDE, encoded by the coding sequence atgtcttcctcatcaagtgaTGAAGTTGATGAAGCTTTAGAAGAAATGGTTGACCAAGTAGTTGATAATTTCATCGACTCAGTGATTCATGCTCACCCCAACAAGCACAAAAGACGGgcttatatcgaaagagatCGGGAACAAGGACACAATCGGCTATGGAACGATTATTTCAAGGAAAATCCTACATATCCACCGGAAATGTTTAGGAggcgttttcgaatgaacaagcctTTGTTCCTCCACATTGTCGAACGTGTAAGTAATGAAGTTCCATACTTTCAGCAAAGACGGGATGCTTGCGGAAGGAATGGGCTAtctgcacttcaaaagtgtaccgcagctatacgtatgctggcatatggtcaatcgggagatacatatgacgaatatctccgacttggtgacaGTACATCACGTTTGTGTTTGGCAAATTTCACTGATGCAATAATagaattgtttggaaatgaGTATCTACGAAAACCTACAGCCGAGGATCTTCAACGCTTACTCGATGTTGGAGAGGTACGGGGGTTTCCGGGGATGATAGGCAGCATCGACTgcatgcattgggagtggaaaaactgtCCAACGGCTTGGAAAGGTCAGTTCACACGGGGttcaggaaagccgacaattgtcttagaagccgtggcatcacaagatctttggatatggcacgcatttTTCGGCTTACCAGGTACActcaacgatatcaatgttctcgATCGGTCACCGgtttttgatgacatcttacatggtcgagcacctaaagttaagttcaaggtcaacaaccacacttatcgtatggcctactatcttactgacggaatttatccaaactggtcaacatttatccaatccatcccacttcctcaaggtcctaaagccgAGAAATTTGCACAAAAGCAAGAATCCgccagaaaagatgtcgaacgggcttttggagtattgcagtcgaggtttgcaattgttaaaaacccagctctacaatgggacaaggaaaagataggaaagataatgagaacttgtgtcatattgcacaatatgattgTAGAGAACGAACGACACGGATACGCTCAAATAAATACTTCTGAGTTCGAATCAGGAGAGTCAAGCAGAAGTTCAAAGGTGACAACCAGAGAAAGTATTCATGCCGGTGATATGTTAGCCATGCGCAGAGAAGTCCGAGATCAAGAGAAGCATGCtcgtttgaaagctgatttaatggaaaatatttggcaaaagtttggtgatgaagatgaataa